Proteins encoded in a region of the Magallana gigas chromosome 8, xbMagGiga1.1, whole genome shotgun sequence genome:
- the LOC117691971 gene encoding nuclear apoptosis-inducing factor 1-like — protein sequence MTSLKRQRCEIMEDRKKKRFSEKEIELLVQGVKERSDIINSKFSDVINNSKKKQAWFEVMEAVNAVSFSTRTVDELKKKWDDVKRGTKKRASAVHKERCKTGGGKLDIMPLSAMVEDIVSVMGEERIFGFSSYVDTMIPLVS from the coding sequence ATGACGTCACTAAAACGACAACGCTGCGAGATCATGGAGGATAGAAAGAAGAAGCGATTCAGTGAGAAAGAAATTGAACTGCTTGTTCAGGGTGTTAAGGAAAGATCGGacatcataaattcaaaattcagtgATGTAATCAATAACTCGAAGAAGAAGCAAGCGTGGTTCGAAGTGATGGAGGCCGTCAACGCGGTATCTTTCTCGACAAGAACGGTTGacgaattaaaaaagaaatgggaCGATGTGAAGAGGGGGACAAAGAAGAGGGCATCTGCCGTACACAAAGAGCGGTGTAAGACGGGGGGCGGGAAGTTAGATATTATGCCGCTTAGTGCAATGGTAGAGGACATTGTGTCAGTAATGGGAGAGGAGCGAATCTTCGGATTCAGCTCCTATGTCGACACAATGATTCCCCTTGTAAGTTAA